Sequence from the Phragmites australis chromosome 11, lpPhrAust1.1, whole genome shotgun sequence genome:
AGTTGGGAGAAATCTACCCATTCCAAGAAGAAGGGAGGGTTAGGATTCAACATGATAATGTTAGCACGACAAACACGTCGCCTGTTGACCAACCCAGATACTTTGTGTGGGAGGGTTTTGAAAGCAAAATATTTCCCAAACACATATATTTTACATGCTACAACTCGAGCAGGTAACTCATACACATGGAGGAGTATCTTACAAGGAACAAACCTGTTAAAAGACGGAGTCATCTGGCGGATAGGAAATGGAGCCTCTGTGAATATTTGGGCCAATGCATGGCTCCCAAGGGGTTCTACGCGCAAATTGGCAACATCGAGAGGTGCATCCCTGCTGACTAGAGTCGAAGAACTAACTGATCCAGTCAACGGTGGATGGAATGAGCAGCTAATTCAAGATGCTTTCTGGGCGTGTGATGTAGAAGAAATTCTCAAGATTTCAGTGAATGAACAAGTTGAAGATTGGCCAGCATGGCATTATGATCCAAAAGGTATCTTCTCCGTCAAATCGGCATATAAGCCAGTTGTGTCCATACGTGACTCTCGAGCATGTAGAGATGCTTCTTCTTCAGATAGTTGTGCAGATGGAAATGAGAGTTTTAAGTGGCATAAGATCTGGCAGTTGACAACACCAAATAAAGTTAAGAAGTTTTTATGGTGGCTTGTTTACAATAGTGTCCCTATTCGTCGGAATGTAGCGAGAAGGGGTGTGGCCCTAGATACGATTTGCCCAGTATGCATGAGACTTGATGAAGACTGTAATCACCTTTTCTATAAGTGTAAAAAGGTGAAAGAATATTGACGCCTGATGGATATGGAACATGTACGTATAGTTTTAGAAGATTGTCAGTCAGGCCAAGATATGATGCAAAAAATATGGGTAATGGACCGTAAAATGCAGGTGAAAGTCATTGTGTCCCTATGGAGATGGTGATTAGCAAGGAACAAAGTTAATGTAGGCGAACGAATGCAAAGTGCAGCTGAGATTAATAGCTTGGTTATATATCATCTAACTGAGTTCGAGAAACTTAATGCCAAGGAGCAGAATGAGCATTCTCGCAGACAAGACAAATAGAGTCCACCATCGGGAGAAATATACAAGATTAATGTCGATGATGCTTATCATGATGACACGAAAATTGGAGGTTGGAGATTTGTAGCATGGAACAACACATGGGAGGTGATGCCCAAAGGTTTTGGGAATATTAAATGTGCCTCTTCTGCACTACATGCAAAGGCAGAAGCATCAATGCAAAgcttgcgccttgtagctcacTTGGGATGAAAAGAATAGTGTTAGAAACAGATGCATCAGTACTAGCCAATGCGCTGCAATCGATAGAGATGAATCGGAGCCAAAACGATGATTTGTTCAAGGAGATATGagattttatgaattatgaattTATGTCTTGTGATATCTTGAATTGTTCTAAAAAATCTAACAAAGTGATAAATTGTTTAACTGCCTATAGTGCGTCTATAATTGCCTCTAGCTCGTATAAGCTGATGAGCCGCGTATCAGATTTTGTATCTGAACTTATATAAGATTTTGTATCTGAATTTGTATGTGGCGATTTACTTGGATCCGTTGTTTAAAGGAATTATGtgtcctctcaaaaaaaaaaatatattcggGACGAACTCCGCCACCACGGCTCCACCGCCCACCTCTCACACCTCAGCTTGCTCCGACGCTCCCCACTCCACCGTCCACACGCGCACTCCCATCACCCTCGCTCTCCATgttcgccaccgccaccgccaccgccgcccgccacctccaccgccgcccgccacctccaccgccgcccgcctcctcctcccgcccccGGCCACCCCCTTCCGCTCCCTCCTCTCCCGCCTCTgactccgcctccgccgcgctgTCCACGCCAGCGCCGTCGCCGCTGGGGAAGGAGgcgcctccggcggcggcggcggcgctgccaGGGAGCCGCCGCGGACACTGTTCCCCGGCGGGTTCTAGCGGCCGTAGATCCAGGTGCCCGCGCTCGTCCTCCGCGTGGGCGCCGACGAGGCGCTGCGGTCCGGGGATGAGGTGGTGGCCGCCGTCGCCCGGGGCTTTGGGATCGTCGTGCTCGAGGCCAAGGAGGCGGGCAGCGGGCGCGCGTACGAGGCTGCGCGCGCTCTCAAGGCCGCGGTCGGGGACCGCGCGTACCTGCTGATCGCGGAGCGCGTCGACGGGGCGAGCGGCGTCGTGCTCGCGGACGACGGTTAGTGATTGAATTCTCGCTCCTTTGCTTCTTCCATTTTTTATTAGCTTGTTTTGAGCAGTTATTGAGAATGGGGGAGTGTAACTTTCCTTGAATTACATTTTGCAATAACCGGGCTTATGCTGATGCTGACGCGGCCCTGGGAAGATCCTATCATTCTACCAGCGACCAACTTCAGTAGAGTTCTCCTCGCTCTTTTCCCTAGTTCTGTTTTTATAGCAATGTAACTTGGGATATTTGCTTATTTGCCACCCAATTGGCATGCCCCTCTCAAACTACCACTAATTCGGTATGCAATTCATCAACACCCAGACAACGGCGAATTGATTATTTCTttgccattttcttttttttttaattcgtTTAACCTCATGTATCCATCGGAATATGACTGAATTGCCCTCTTAGCCAGTACATGGTCCAGTTGAACCTGGTCGCACCCTTTCTCAGCGCCTctggtcttcttcttcctcctctctcagTGCCTCCCTTCTCTGCTCGCAAGACCGCCGCCGCCCTTATCGGAACCAGCCGAGGTAGCCGAGCCATGTCGCAGTCAGCTTGCAGCGTGCGCAGCCGTCGCTCGTTGCCGGAGGTTCCGACCGGGTTGCCGCTGATACGGTGCCCGACATGCAAGTTGGCGACGGTGATAGAGCTCACTGCAAAGAACACACCGAACCGGGGGAGGAAATTCTTCAAGTGCCCACGCAACCAGCCATATGTGAGTATATTTAGCTCGATTTGTCGCATTTGATACATATGAAGTCCAGTTTTGTGTTTATGGTTGAAGGCAAAATTTGTCCCAATCTGAAATCTCCCAATTTGATACGTTTATGTGCTCGGTATGCAGATCCCAAATGGTTGCAATTTTTATGCTTGGTTGGAGGAGTACGAAGAAGTGGTAGCAAATGGTGGGATGCTTGTGGATTCAGCCTGGAGACCCAATGCCATTCCTGACCGCACTGAATCAACGACAGAGAAATTGGAAGAAGCATCAATGAAGAAGGAGgcggagaagaaggaagatgtAGCATCAGTGAAGGAGATTGCAAGATGGGGAAAGGCAATACTGGTGTTGGGTCTGCTCAATTCGATGCTCATGGTGCTTTTGCTGGTTGCTGTCTTGGTCAAGTAGAGTAGGACAAGTCACTTTGGTGGTTCTGGATCAAGTAGAGTTGTTGTCTTGGTCAAGTAGAGTAGTACAAGTCTTTGCTCTGTAGTAGTCCACAGCTACTTGGTCCTGTGTAAAAGCTTGAAGCTTCTTGGTCCTGTGTAATAGCTTGAAGCTATTTGCTCTGTAAAAGGTTGAAGCTACTTGATCATGTTGCCCCTGTGTAGTTTATATgatttaatttgcattgttcAGCTCTTACAGTATCACTCCGAATTCTAGCTCAACTTGGGTCAACTTTCGGTTGTATTCCCTCTTTAAGCTTTCGGTTGTATTCTGGAAATGCAAATTGTACAGATTCTGAAATGCCCAAAGCAGAAAGACCATAGAGGTTCAGAGCCTTAACATTACACCACGAAGGTTTATAACCATCCATCGAGGTTCACAGTCC
This genomic interval carries:
- the LOC133885451 gene encoding uncharacterized protein LOC133885451, whose product is MVQLNLVAPFLSASGLLLPPLSVPPFSARKTAAALIGTSRGSRAMSQSACSVRSRRSLPEVPTGLPLIRCPTCKLATVIELTAKNTPNRGRKFFKCPRNQPYIPNGCNFYAWLEEYEEVVANGGMLVDSAWRPNAIPDRTESTTEKLEEASMKKEAEKKEDVASVKEIARWGKAILVLGLLNSMLMVLLLVAVLVK